The genomic region GCCATCCAGGCCAGCAGCCGCAAGGACGCGCGCAACATCATCTGCGACTCGGCGTGGGCGCGCGTGGGCATCCGCATCGTCCCGGACCTGGAGCCGCGCGACGTGGAGCAGCGACTGAAGGAGCACCTGCGCAAGGTGTGCCCGTGGGGGCTGGACGTGTCGTTCCACACCGAGGGCGCGTCCGGCTGGTGGTACACGGACCCGTCGCACCCCGCGTTCCAGGCGGCGTTCCGCGCGCTGGAGAAGGGCTACGGCGGCAAGGCGGTGGCCATTGGCTGCGGCGCGTCCATTCCCTTCGTGGAGCCCTTCGCGCGCGAACTGGGCGGCGTGCCCGCGCTGCTCATCGGCGTGGAGGACCCGTACACGTACGCCCACTCGGAGAACGAGAGCCTGCACCTGGGCGACTGGGAGAAGTCCATCCGCAGCGCCATCCACATCTACGAGGAGCTGGCCACGGCGCTGGGCAGCCGCTGACGTCCGCGGCTACTTCAGCTTGAAGCCCAGGTGCGCCAGGGCGCTCTTCACCCAGTCCTTGATGGACACGGTTTCGAAGGGGACGGCCTCGCGGGCGGGGTACTTCTTCTCGAAGTAGCTCACCGCGGCCACGCCCATGGCGAAGGCGGTGCCCCCGCTGGCGGCACCCTTGAGGAGCCAGCCGGCGACGGGAATCCAGCCCACCGTCTCGCCGATGACGCTGCTGGCCGCCTTGCGCGCGACGACGCCCGCGCCCAGCGTGGGGACGAGCCCGAGCGCCTCGCCGAGCGAGAGCTTCTCGCCGTAGATGCCGGCGACGTGGAAGATCATGTACGCCTCGATGGCGGACGTGAGCGCGGTGTGCGCGCCCGGCACGGGAATGGGAATGGCGGCGGCGCCCGCGGCGCGCAGGGCGCTCTCCTCGACCCAGCTGCGTGCTGTCTTCTCTGCGCTCATGTGAGTTGAACCCCCGGTGGTGTGGACCCGGAGGACTCTAGCCGACTCAGCGCCCGCGGAAGCGGTCCGTGGCCTCCACCAGCGCGGCCGTGTTGCCGGGCTCGTTCGCGGAGTGGCCCGCGTCCGGGACGATGATGAGCTCCGCCTCCGGCCACGCCTTGTGCAGGGCCCAGGCGCTCTCCGGCGGGCACACCACGTCATAGCGCCCCTGGACGATGACGCCGGGGATGTGGCGGATGCGGTGCACCTCGTCGAGCAGCTGCGTGTCCCTGCGCAGGAAGCCCCGGTTGAGGAAGTAGTGGCACTCGATGCGGGCGAAGGCGAGGGCGAAGGTGTCCCCGCTGTTGCGCGCCACCAGCTCCGCGTTGGGGTACAGGCAGCTCGTGCGGCCCTCCCACACGCTCCAGGCGCGCGCGGCCTCCTGCTGGACGCTGGCGTCGTCCCCCATCAGCCGCCGTGCGTACGCGCCCAGCAGGTCCCCGCGCTCCTCCGGGGGAATGGGGGCCAGGTAGTGCTCCCAGGCGTCCGGGAACATGGCGCCCGCGCCCCGCTGGTAGAACCAGTCAATCTCCTGCTTGCGCAGGAGGAAGATGCCGCGCAGCACCAGCTCCGTGACGCGCTCCGGGTGCGTCTGGGCGTAGGCCAGCGCCAGCGTGCTGCCCCACGAGCCGCCGAAGAGCTGCCACCGCACGAGGCCCAGGTGCTCGCGCAGCCGCTCCATGTCGGCCACCAGGTCCCAGGTGGTGTTCTCCTCCAGGGATGCATGGGGCGTGCTCTTCCCGCAGCCGCGCTGGTCGAAGAGGATGATGCGGTACGCGTCCGGGTCGAAGAAGCGCCGCTGCCGCGCATCCGTCCCCCCGCCCGGACCGCCGTGGACGAAGACCACCGGCTTGCCGCCGGGGTTGCCGCTCTCCTCGAAGTACAGCTCGTGGAGCGCGGACACGCGCAGGCGCCCGCTCCGGTAGGGCTCGAGGGGCGGGTACAGGGTGCGTGAGGGTCTCTGGGGGACGGACACGAGACTCACTCCTCCGTGACGACGGGGTGCCGCCACCGTACCAGAGCGCCCCCGTCCACCGGACCCCACGTCCGCCGTCCGCCGTCTCCACCCGCGGGACAGGGAGACGTCCGCTGGACGACGCTGGCCCGCCAGGACTCCGGCCAGCCCGCCGCGCCTCACCCTCCAGGTCGGTCGATGTGACGGCGAAGTTGCCCGGCCGCAACGCTGACTTTGCGGGCGCTGTGGACACTCTCGATGACTCCCAACCCCAGGAGTGTCCCCATGAACGTCGCCTCCCTCATGAATCCCTCGCAGGCGCGCGGTACCCCGGCTCCGGAGCCCCGGCTGCGGCTCGTGCGCGTGCAGGCCACCGTGCTCGCGCAGGGCGCGTGGAGCGCGCTGAAGGACAGCGTGAAGGCGTTCCGCCACATGCGGGACGTCCTCACCGGCCGCGCCTGGGCGTAGGACACCGGCCAGTAGAAGAGCAGGTAGGCGCCCAAGAGGCGCGGGTCGTCCATGCCGGCCAGACCTTCGACTGTGGGGCCGCCTCCCGAGGGTGGCCACATCAACTCCTTTCATCCGCTTCCGGGCTTGAACTGAGAAGTCGCCACCCGGGAACGAGTGCGCTAAATCCCGCCGCACATGATTTCCGTCCGCGGCCTGCGCAAGCATTACAAAGTCCACAAGCGCCCGTCGGGCCTGAAGGCGGCCCTTCGCTCGCTCTTCCACCGGACCTACACCACCGTGAAGGCCGTGGATGGTATTTCCTTCGACATCCGCCCCGGCGAGCGCGTGGGCTTCCTGGGCCCCAACGGCGCCGGGAAGACGACGACGCTCAAGGTCCTCGCCGGGCTGCTCCACCCCTCGGAGGGCGAGGTGACGGTGGATGGCCACGTGCCCCAGCTTCGGGAGGAGGCCTTCCTCAAGAAAATCATGCTCGTCATGGGGCAGAAGCAGCAACTGCTCTGGGACCTTCCTCCGGCGGAGACCTTCGAGCTCAACCGCGCCATCTACGACGTGCCCGCCGTCCAGTACAAGCAGACGATGGACGAGCTGGTGGCGCTGC from Pyxidicoccus trucidator harbors:
- a CDS encoding DUF697 domain-containing protein, coding for MSAEKTARSWVEESALRAAGAAAIPIPVPGAHTALTSAIEAYMIFHVAGIYGEKLSLGEALGLVPTLGAGVVARKAASSVIGETVGWIPVAGWLLKGAASGGTAFAMGVAAVSYFEKKYPAREAVPFETVSIKDWVKSALAHLGFKLK
- the pip gene encoding prolyl aminopeptidase, which codes for MSVPQRPSRTLYPPLEPYRSGRLRVSALHELYFEESGNPGGKPVVFVHGGPGGGTDARQRRFFDPDAYRIILFDQRGCGKSTPHASLEENTTWDLVADMERLREHLGLVRWQLFGGSWGSTLALAYAQTHPERVTELVLRGIFLLRKQEIDWFYQRGAGAMFPDAWEHYLAPIPPEERGDLLGAYARRLMGDDASVQQEAARAWSVWEGRTSCLYPNAELVARNSGDTFALAFARIECHYFLNRGFLRRDTQLLDEVHRIRHIPGVIVQGRYDVVCPPESAWALHKAWPEAELIIVPDAGHSANEPGNTAALVEATDRFRGR